From the genome of Calliopsis andreniformis isolate RMS-2024a unplaced genomic scaffold, iyCalAndr_principal scaffold0022, whole genome shotgun sequence:
TAAAAGCAGCGAAATGAATAGACGTATCATCATCTCCGGTAGCTAAAGATGAATGATTGGGGAACTCTGACTCGTGTCTTCTATATAGACTCGTAACTGTATCTCTCTAGCAGGATGCTGTAGATTTATTGTCCAGCTCCAGTTTTGCACATCTTTGCATTCAGTTTTACCTCGTACCCTTTGTTACTTTTGTTTAATAAAATGGGAATAGTTTTTGGAAAAATGGTTAAGATTGATGGGTTGATTTATTTAGAATTGCTTGTTTTGCGTAATTTATTGTAATGTGGATGAGACTCGTGGAGGGACAAAATATTCTCCACCAGTGGAGACATGCTAATAACTTGGAACGAGGCTTGACAAAACGGTCCTAATCGTCATTGCAAACTATAACACACCGTTACGGGGATCTCTGCGTATGAAATGTGACAAGGAAGAAAACAAACGATCGCTAATCCGTCCTTGACCGCGAATTCGTTGATCCAGATGACTGTGTTAGCGGTGAAGCTACTGTTGAGACGTTTTGAGGAAATTTGTCTTTTCAGGGAAAGGAAACAGGTGCTCACTTGTCTAAGTTTCATGgaaaatctcagttttatttatccTTAACAGACCTTAAATTTAACGTCTGAAATTTAAATTAAGAAATTTTAGGTCTCTAGAACTTTCAAAATTTTAGAATTTCAAAACTGTTAAAAATTTAGGACCTTCGAATTGTCAGatatttagaatttttaaatttcctaaaacctagaatttataaattttcaggAATTTAAGATTTAGAATCAGACTtctttaaatttgaaatttttagaagTTGAGAATATTTGGTAGCTTAGAATTTCCAGAAATTTAGATTTTTTGGATTGCTACAAATATAGAatattagaattttttaatttttgtcaatttaaattttagaattttcggaaatttagaattttccaaagtatagaaatttatattttaataattttcaattctttATGGACATTGATTTTTGTCTGTGTTTCATAATTTAAGGTATACGTTAATTTgtgaataatcattacaataatccCAAGTTATTCTAGTTTTCTGTTTTGATAGCAAAGTGACAAATAGTGGTTGACGCAATACTGTGAAAAGAATGATGGGTGTAATGAGAAATTCTCTTGACTTACTCACGTTCCTTTTTATTTTCCTATTGAAACTATatggataataatttataattatctCCTTCGCGGTTGTACATTATGGGACTTGCAATTACGCACTATTTATCTCACAATTGTATCACATTGTTCTGTTGTTAGAATTACTGTTATTTTTCTTTCACTTAGCACTCTATTTTTTTGTTCTCTTAGGACACCACATGTGTTAACAATTATCTCTTGATCTTCCACTTTCATTGTAGGTAATTGAATCTTTTGAAACGTTCTACACATATATTTGtattcaaatgaataattgtatgtATTAGAGAAAGATGAAAcgatgtaattttattgtaccaAAGCTACTTTTTATGTGGGATATTTTCCAAATTGCAAAATGTTGAGAGGTGTCGAAGATTTTAAAAGTCTATGGGTTCCTTTTCATATATGGCAAATATACACTGCTGACACAAAGATAGCTCATAAGTAATTGTATTGAATTATATTAGCgttattatttttatgtgatGTGCAAATGTAAATTTCTAAATTGAATCTCTGTATGACCATAGTTTTATAAAATTCTCGTCCTCGACTTAAAACACTAGACCTatgataatttttaaaataacaatACCATGACTTCATATGAATACTTTCTTAAATATAATACATTCATGTTTTATATATTACAATATCTcgctaaaaaaatataatataacgtcTCTATCTAACAACAACCAACGTACTCGTTTTATTGTCGGATTACGTTAAATACTATTTAATCTGAAAACGTAGAAGCTACGTCGTCTTCGTTTTATATTACTCTATGGAAAAAGATATAGAGCGTATAAAATAGAGATTCAACATTAtcctaaatattaaaaataaaatattacatttGGAATTAATTAGATCTCTACGTTGTTCAatactaaaaaaaaaatatacaataatagcaATTAGAAATATTTGACGTTGTGAAGTACATGCACGATGTTAATTATTAAATTAGCTCCGAATAATGCTCTTTCTCTCCCTCAGGAAATAAACATTTGGGGCACTGTGAACGATAGTAACGCTTATAATTGTTCGAACGATACCGCGAGTATTAATTTTCCTTTAATGTTACTGATACTGCACAAAAATATGAAATGGAACAGAGTCGATagaaaatttattcaataaagttTGCAGTATATTTATTGTGCTCCAAAAATTCCAAATGTGATACCAAATTTGtttagatatttaaaaaatatttttaggaaTATTCAACTTAGCTTACTAAATTTTTCAATGGTTTTAAATAAAATGAGAAAATAAAAAGTTACTTTGAATATATGTGTAACACAATATGTGGGTCAATGTTTCATTTTCTAACACTGTTACAAAAATGTCATGTTTGAAAATTAGTGTAACCTAAAACCTCTAAAAAAATTTGCATTCTACATGAATTTTTCTTTCATGATGAGGACACACCCTATATTGCAACTTAAAGTGTAGAAaataaacaataaaaatcacttaGGATAGAGTAATATCTCAATTAATTGACACAatgcaattctcaagcctgagcCACCTCTGTATAGCCAAATTTATTTTCAACAGTAGACTGCTACTAAATATAATAACATATTCCATGTGTCAGTCAACGTCCTACTGTACTCTTATTGCCATTACACCAACCTTATTATCATAATAGTAACTCTAAATAATTAAGACCCAATCGATCAAACTTCTACCATAtcgattttatattaaaaaaatccAGCGTCTTTCTCCACTTTCCACAGCGTCATTCGAGCAATTCACAAGCGTCACTGCCCCCCATTCACGTATCTCTAACTACtcgtgagtatgcaggatttgtACGATAACGACTCACTGAGAGACAATCGTCCACTCCAATTCGCTTCGCCGACGATTCTCCAAAGAACCGTCGTAAAAAGCCACTGAAGGAAGAGTAACGAGATCTCTGGAGGAACTTGTTCACAGATCTTCTGGTTGGCTCTCGACAATGACGTTATATTGAATCATCTCGGTACTGTCGAACGCTAGATTCGTGGTGCCATTTTGTTTCGAAGTTTCCTTCCCTCGATCGCTCTCGTCATTTTGAACCTTCTTCAGCCTCTTTGCGTCGAACTTCTTCTTGCTTTCTTCTGTCGGTATCTTCTCGATCTTGTCCAAGTTCTTGGCGTTGTTGACTGCCTCCATGTTATTCTTCAGCTCGTTTTCATCCTCGGTTGAATATTTCGCTGTGTCTTGATCACTCGAGAAAGCTCCGTTTTCGATGCCACTTGGATTCTTGGATTCCTTCTCTTTCTCCTGGTTCGTGGGCTTCTTCTTCTCTTCTAAGCCGATCTCGATGATACCAGTTTCGAGGCCGTTTTGGTTCTCGACGTTCTTGGGCTTCTTCTTCACGATGTCGTTCCCTTCGACCTGGGGTCGCTTCTTTAGGTAGGCCACGTTGAAGATGTAGTACAGTATACCGGTTATTAGAGTCATCACTGCGAAGATTCGGTAAGTTGGTCGAGTGCCGAAGGCTTTCATCAGGTAGCCACCGATGAGACTTCCTGAACCTTTGCCTGCGAATGGTTCGAAAACATTGATTTTAAAATGTTGGTTGATACGTTATTGTTTCTGCTGGTACTAAGTCAGAAagaaatacatatttttaacCCCTTCACCTTTTTCAATGAGATTGACTTGTGCATTTTTTACAATATCTTCGCCACCGATTAAAGTACTAACACGTGATGAGAAGTGTTCCCAAGCAACCCATCACGCACTATCGCGTGAGGGTTCTATGTTTGCTTAATGGGAGCTCTTTAGTTGGCAGTTTGGGTTAGTCAACTCTTTTAAatcggcagcaaaggtgatAACATTACAAAAGAAAATTATAAGTGAAGGGGTTAAAGACTTGTTTTTTGACATCTTatgattttatgattttatGAGACAAATTGTATTTGAGAGTGTTTCTTGAACTGTGAACTCTTCTTTTGAGTAAGCTCTGAATGCTATGCAAATACATAATATTTAAATTGTTTAATGGTATTTAAAGCCTTCAAATTTAATTGtattctttttaaaaatatctttactattgctaattttatcaaaaagaatgaagtaaaataacaaaattttcTTTGTCAACTAAATGCAAATTATAGGTTTAAAGGTATAATCATAGGTATCTATAGGTAACAACATAACAAGCTTGAAAAttactaaaatattttaaagacgCCTTCTGTTCTTAAAACATTGAACTATTACTTATTATTCTAAGATGTCCATAAAACATATAACTAGTTATtatgtacatatttaattaattactaACCGACTCCATAATAAACTCCGCCTAATAGTCCTTGTATTGAGCTATCAGTGGTGGTCGTGGACAGTTTTGCCGCGTAAGTGACAGCAGCAGTGAAACTAAGCGACAGGGTGACAGATTCTAGCGCCTCGAAGATAAGGGTATGCCATGGATTATATATTAACGAGTATCCTGTAAAAAGAGACAACTCAAGATTAATAATACTCTTGTACAGATTACTTAAAAAATTGGTAACACTTATAGTGAAAATTCTTAGTGTAAGAGAAATTTTTCTGTCACTTAATAATAGAAGCATACAGAAGCTTCATCTATATTTTATCATCGCCAAAGttaaaattttaatgaaattattttagtttacaaactaaaattcaaaaattctaggctactaaaaattcaaaaattttagaATTACTCTGAAGAATTTTAGAACTCCtagaaattttaccactactaaAAACAAGAATATTTATCATTTAGTTTTTGTAAGCTAATTTTGTGAAATTTTGTTATAAATTAATCATAGAAGCTAAGTAATTATTCaagaatttaaaatttattatttagcTTTTTCAAGTTAAAGTCGCTCGAAAGTTTTAAGACGAAAGTCACAGCAGAGGAGATGGGATTTAAAATGCTCACCGCAAAGTCTTATGGCGTAAAAAACGAACCCTATGAAAAGTACATTGGCATGGCCGATCTTTGATATGATTGGGCCCGATAGAACCAGTAATGGTATACCAGCTATGCCGCCTACGGTTATGGTGATGCCCATGAGTGATCTTGATCCTCCTAAATCTTGTATCAGCCAGAAGAGGAAGGACTCGATGTACCCCCAAGCGGTGCCTGCAACAAGAGCActtgtttaataaaaattcttcGTGATTTGCATGAATACTGTCGCCTTGAATATTATATGTTACATAATTGTGCAATTACATAAAAGGAACAATCTGGACAATTATACAAGTCCCTACGAGAGAGTTGTTCAAAATTAACTTGGTAATTTGGAGATGAATATTTGGACTACTTAAGCATAAATATATGTTACTGAGGTATTGTTAAACATTTAAAGTGAGATTCTTTAACAATAACACAGTATTTTCTCCTCGTAAATTGTTACTCACAAATTTGTTGAAATTGTTTTctcattttttgaatttttctcaTTCTGCATTTTGAGAAGATAAAAACGAGTTATTAATTCTCAAAGTTACATTTTGAGAGATTTCATTCTTTATGAGCTTATTGTTTATACTGAGTCACGAGTTTATATTGACTGGATTATAATTCGATTTACgttcacaattttttaaaatttctagaaactgaattcaaatatttgaaattaataAAGATGTGTTTTTACCTAAAATGAAGCAAGCAATGAAAAGAGCTGCAGCCTCGATATTCCTTAAGACTGTGAAAACGTCACGGACAACATTGGTCGCTGGCGATTTGAACTCCAAATCAATGGCCAGCATTAGAACTCCTGACATGAGTTTCAGCGCTGCGTATAGATAAAACGCTGGCCTGAAAAATATAAAGTACCAAGAATATAAATTTCTgcataaattttaaataaatttctttctaaATCTTTTGTTCTTTCTTATGTAATTTTATAAAGAATATTATGTGTAAATTGCggatttttatacaatttcGTATTTCtataaacacagttaaagaaatggaacAAAATCAGAAACTGACTTTATTTTTCAAAtccttatttttcatattttatacatttttaaatattatctaTAGCCAGTGCTTTTTTGTACGTccacaatttaaatatatatatatatattctaaTTATTCTAATATTCGTATTCTAATTATTCGTATTCTAATTATCTGTAAAAGTATAGTAGTATTATTTCACTACTTGTTCTATCACATATTAATGACACTATTTTTACCTAAAATCAGTGTAGCTCTTGCCAGTGCTAGCATAATCGATAAGAAGCCCAGAGAGTGGCGACGATATCATTCCTCCAATACTTCCATATATCCTTTGAAGACCATAGTCAGCTTTTTGTTCTCGCAATATCGCGATCACCGCACCCTCGAACATGGCGAACGTGGTGCCACCGATGACACCTgcacaaatattatttttattaaataagaaTATTACTTTCTTTATAAAGAAAGAAATTCCATTATACAGAGGCTTCGATAACAGGTGTCGAGATTTTGAAAGAATAATTCTGCATGCTAAAATGAGTTCAAATAACAAAACAACGTTTGAGGTTTCATTTCACAGTCATTCATTGTTAAGGATACGTTTCTAAAATGCGCGTGAAACGTGGCTGACtttgtgacttattctactgccaaggTGTATTCTGTCAGTCGTCAGACAAAGCGatctcagtagaataagtcaagtcagacacagctcaCACGTATAAACATATTTTAAACGTCATTTTAGCTATTAATAATTTGTgtttatatatattaatataattactataattgaTTAATAGGATATATATTAATGAAATTTGTCAGTTTTTgtattcgtcttattttgacgcGTGCAACCACCCTTTTAAATGTTTAAGGGTATCCTAGGTGAAACAGGCTACCTAAGTATCTCCTCTGTCTTTGataacaaaattttaaaaagctAAAAAAAATGATCCTATACAAAAAATCGTTCTTTCATGATATTTCTCCTTCGAAACGATTCGAAGCAAAGGAAGCAAAGGAAATAGTTAGATGGCTTGCTTCAGCGTAGACACCCTATATACATAAATGTCTTTATAGGTGTACAAAATAagaaactatttatattattttgattTTCACGTCTGAAACTAATCTTCCATTTTCTCATATATTATATAAATCTTTTGTATTCTATAGTCTACATTCTTTTCACAAAACTTTTTTACAAGGTCTCTTCAGATATCTATCTTCTTTATAAAAACATTAATACAATTCTATAAGTGTATTTGAAATTACAGATCAATTTATAAAATTGGCAATACAAGATCCAATTAGGTAAAACAGGCAGAAATATATGTATTTACAGAAATGTTCTCTTTTAAGATATCAAAAAATTCGAGTCTCTGTTTTTAAATTTTGCAAGTCGTTTGTTAGAAACTTTCTTTCTTAAAAATTATGcatttaaaaaagtaaaaacTCACTGATGAACACTCTGATAACAAAGTACAGCCAAAAAGTCAGTCCCACGTTGTACTCGACCACCATATTCATGTTAGAGCACATTTCCTCTCGAGGTGCAGTAACAATGCATCTCTTGGTGCAGTCATCGGTGCCCACACTTCCATAAGGTTCTGAAGTCGAGGACTGATTAAACAGCGGTAGACTTAGAACTATCCTCTCTGTCTCCAAATCAGGATTCCCACAGGTGATCTTTTGATATTCGTTTTTGTTCCACGCTATTTCCTCTGACAGATATCTTTGTCGTCCCATCTCGAGATCGATGTCTGTCGTGGAGAATTTCTTCAGCTTTGATTTGTACGAATGGTGATTTATTGACTGACTGGTGTTATCCTGAACAATTGACATCGTTAAAATTTATGTCAAAAATAATGCTAAACTTTTCAGTTTCTCTTTaagcaatttttatttttattctatttttgtgTCACGAGAAATCTTGGTTCTCCATCTTAATTAAATCGATGCATACTATATATGCAAGTAATTTAGATTACTTTTTAGAAACTTTATTGTTTTTGTTTGAACAAATCATAAAAATGGTGTAAGTAAGTAAATTAACTTTTAAAAGGTTGTACCAGCTGTGTTAAAAAGTCATGTATACACTAAACTAGAATTATTAAAGTATTATTATGAGAAATGTCTAAAGAAAAAAAGTATGGGAAATGTGCCATCAAAAGCAAGATCTCCACATTTTTTTATGGCAGAAGATTCATGAAATTATTCTGAGAAATCAACAAAACAGAACACACTAATGACTGGTTTTATTTTTCTATTCTAATCTAAATTAGTGcttcttaaaaatattaattaattcacCTACTTGCTCTATATCAATCAAATGGGCTCACCTTCTGCGCTAATATCGGATTGAAAGCACAAAGCGTTCGATTCTCATACACTCTGTTCGACATGGCAGTGTCTAGTGTCGACGTCTCAAAATCTTCGATGAACCCTGACACAGTGCACGCAAATTCATATAATCGATTCGTTGGGAAAAAGTACTCGTTCTTCGAGAGCTGTCGAATCGAGGTTTTAAAGTACTCGTTGTTCCTCAGCTTTCTATATTCCCTTATGTCTTCGTCTTTGATCTACGAAATTACATTAAATTAGTGTATTAACTGCTTAATAAAGGGATGTGAATTAAGGAAACCCACAATCCTAAAAAGGTAAAcagaaattattttttgtatCGTTAATTCTGATAATATTTGTTATTTCTTTCTCACAGTTTGGTCAAATTTTATTTCACTCTGAACACTAGGGTGAAatttaacatacaaaataacatGGAATATAACACAGATACTGTAGTGGCCAATAAAATTGTGACACTCGCTAGAAATATTATTTGttgaatatgaaagtaattataaatataGTACCTAAGTATTTCTAAATTATTATGGAAGtcaaaattttaagtaaaaagGGAGAATTAAATCCTAAATGACAAATATTACAGATGATTACTTCTCATGTAATAGTTAAACTAAAAGTAGTGATATTTATAAGGTAATACGATTTTAATGGCTACCTCTgtgcaattttttatttttctctctAAGATATGAATACATTTTGGTTGTGAATTTCTTTAAACAGCATCCAGATTATTCTACTGTGTTCTagaattttttcttctttttttatcacGCAATACGTACCTGTGGCATGTCATTTTGAGGAATCGTGAACTTGAACGAAGCATCCTTACCCGTCTCCATATTGTATCGTTTGATAGTGTACATCCTCGACGATAGAATGTCACTATCATTGAGGAAGTCTATATGACACGAGTACCTGTAAAAAGTAGCACTAAAAATCTCGTTCCAACATTCCTAATCGTTTTAATATTCTCTTCTGGTATTTTCATATATCTTGTGCCCTATTATACAGGCTGTCCCAGACATTAAtactaattgtattaataacagTGTTATTATTGCTAATATTTACTACATTAATAGATTAATATCTTGTTATAATAATTAGTAAGAAACAGTAATGATATACAAATATAATATAGATGCAATATATTAAGAAACCAGTTAATTTCATCATGACCAAATAACAAGTAACAAATACTAAATTACGATATCAAATaacaaataatttattatttgaaatacTAAATATATCATTTAAAtgcaaatacattaatttattttcTATGTGAAATACTTCATGTAATAATAGTATTATTTCAAAAATAggttattttttaaatagctctgaaaattaattttaaagtaatatattttgaaaatttctcATAATTCCCAGGTCTGGAATCAACGAATAGAATTTAGCTATACTTCGTACATCTTCTTGCACAGTAATCAGATTTCGCTCAATTCTTGGACTCTATACTTATATCTTCGTAGGGATATTTCTATCATTATCCAAATACACACAGttttaaaaacaaataattgtacaatattaatatgGCTTACAATTACATTCTCAGACGTAGGCCACAAAAATTTGTCAATTCAAACGTCCAAGTGTACCATTCATGGCACATTAACAGCAGTAgaactatttattatttatttattttctgtcgTAGCCAAGTAACTTTTTCGAGCACTTTTTATTCTCATTTAGTTTTGTTTTTGTTAATTAGTCTTCCAACGTTATTCTAaatctaataataaaaaaaaattcgtgGAACATAATACACGTATGTCTCATTAGCCACGAACGAGTTAAGTTATTACTTCTTGTTTCTTTTGAGTTCCCTCAACATCCTTTATGGCTGTTTAATTGTGCATTAGAAATATCCTGCGATGTCGCAtgcgagaccattactttcagaggaTATTAGGTATGCATAGAATAGAGTGGCAAGCAATAATTAACGTTAATTGGTCTTACCCGCAACTCTCGAGTCTCGTAGAGATCTCTGGCTTTAATTTAGTTTCGCAAGGATGGTTCTGGCTCATGGTGTACAGGAGGCCATTATTCCCTGTGCATCCGAGGTCCATCACGACCCTGTCAGGGAACTCCACGGTTATCCTGCCTATCGGCACGAGCAGCAATAACAGTGCTGCGACACCGCCGAAGGAGGAGAACACGGATAGCAAAACCTGAAAGATAATATCTTTTCTATTAAGTTTCTATTATAGTTACAGTAAGTGATTATTATCCGAAATGCTCCGAGATTCAAACCTGAAGCACTCTTTTCGTGACTAGTTTTATTATCTTCCACAGTTTGTTACTCAATAATTTTCCAAGGGTTATAGGAAGCTTTATTGTACGCTTATTCTTATTCCAGTGAATATTCGTAACTctgtatacagtatgtcccacgaaatcctggacagtcgattatttgctgacctattaaagatacgaaaaaagtttttatatgaaattaaatggcaagagggggctgatttattggccgtaacaatttttttttatcattattgtttacagagatatgaaagttaaatttggttttttaaatgggattatatatatattttttgatcaatagatagtacgtttcaagacgaattcagcaaacattgatgtatacaccttttttcaaatagtttttaagatattacgcgtaaaagtttactgattttcggtggaagatttaGGCCTGCTGTTCCTACCACAGTCTCTTTGTATgagtttcaagaggcacggtttaacccgtagcatcttaagtgtggtcgagagtcgagactccctactgtgcttcctggtctcgcagattttcttccaccgaaaatcagtaaacttttacgcgtaatatcttaaaaactatttgaaaaaaggtgtatacattaacg
Proteins encoded in this window:
- the LOC143186640 gene encoding uncharacterized protein LOC143186640, coding for MMLIKSFFRRIIKDFRHKELLPLKMIFFVQASTLYVLYPYLTIHMRELGINVEETAIMSAITPVIAMVMPPLAGMFADRVGNFKVLLSVFSSFGGVAALLLLLVPIGRITVEFPDRVVMDLGCTGNNGLLYTMSQNHPCETKLKPEISTRLESCGYSCHIDFLNDSDILSSRMYTIKRYNMETGKDASFKFTIPQNDMPQIKDEDIREYRKLRNNEYFKTSIRQLSKNEYFFPTNRLYEFACTVSGFIEDFETSTLDTAMSNRVYENRTLCAFNPILAQKDNTSQSINHHSYKSKLKKFSTTDIDLEMGRQRYLSEEIAWNKNEYQKITCGNPDLETERIVLSLPLFNQSSTSEPYGSVGTDDCTKRCIVTAPREEMCSNMNMVVEYNVGLTFWLYFVIRVFISVIGGTTFAMFEGAVIAILREQKADYGLQRIYGSIGGMISSPLSGLLIDYASTGKSYTDFRPAFYLYAALKLMSGVLMLAIDLEFKSPATNVVRDVFTVLRNIEAAALFIACFILGTAWGYIESFLFWLIQDLGGSRSLMGITITVGGIAGIPLLVLSGPIISKIGHANVLFIGFVFYAIRLCGYSLIYNPWHTLIFEALESVTLSLSFTAAVTYAAKLSTTTTDSSIQGLLGGVYYGVGKGSGSLIGGYLMKAFGTRPTYRIFAVMTLITGILYYIFNVAYLKKRPQVEGNDIVKKKPKNVENQNGLETGIIEIGLEEKKKPTNQEKEKESKNPSGIENGAFSSDQDTAKYSTEDENELKNNMEAVNNAKNLDKIEKIPTEESKKKFDAKRLKKVQNDESDRGKETSKQNGTTNLAFDSTEMIQYNVIVESQPEDL